A single Thermaerobacter sp. FW80 DNA region contains:
- a CDS encoding heptaprenylglyceryl phosphate synthase, translating to MDGGDWRRWRHAVKLDPARPIAPEVVGRLAATGTDALILGGSDGIRRDAVVRLMAAARASGLPVAVEVSSPEAVVPGADWYLIPMVLNAGDPRWLVGAHREALQRLDRIAPGIPVPWDRVVTEAYVVCNPDATVARLTAARPPAGPDEVAAWATVAERLLRADIVYIEYSGRYGEPAWVRAAAGVLRRARLFYGGGLASAEQAAAMAAWAHTVVVGNALYRPDGLECVRATVAGVRRTGSGEGGEPLAAGGRLPERRLRPV from the coding sequence ATGGACGGGGGCGACTGGCGCCGCTGGCGCCATGCGGTCAAGCTGGATCCCGCCCGTCCCATCGCCCCCGAGGTGGTGGGCCGGCTGGCCGCCACCGGCACCGACGCCCTGATCCTGGGCGGCAGCGACGGCATCCGCCGCGACGCGGTGGTGCGGTTGATGGCGGCGGCCCGGGCCAGCGGGCTGCCGGTGGCCGTGGAGGTCTCGAGCCCTGAGGCGGTGGTGCCCGGGGCGGACTGGTACCTGATCCCCATGGTCCTCAACGCCGGCGACCCGCGCTGGCTGGTGGGGGCGCACCGCGAGGCCCTCCAGCGGCTGGACCGCATCGCCCCCGGGATCCCGGTGCCCTGGGACCGGGTGGTGACGGAGGCGTACGTCGTCTGCAACCCGGACGCCACGGTGGCGCGCCTGACGGCCGCCCGGCCACCCGCCGGGCCGGACGAGGTGGCGGCCTGGGCGACGGTGGCCGAGCGGCTCCTGCGAGCCGACATCGTGTACATTGAGTACAGCGGCCGGTACGGGGAGCCGGCGTGGGTCCGGGCGGCCGCCGGCGTCCTCAGGCGGGCCCGGCTCTTCTACGGCGGGGGACTCGCCTCCGCCGAGCAGGCGGCGGCCATGGCCGCCTGGGCCCATACCGTGGTCGTGGGCAACGCCCTGTACCGGCCCGACGGGCTGGAATGCGTCCGGGCCACCGTCGCCGGCGTGCGCCGGACCGGGTCCGGAGAGGGAGGGGAACCCCTTGCCGCCGGAGGTCGTCTTCCTGAACGGAGGCTTCGTCCCGTATGA